A single region of the Mycobacterium lentiflavum genome encodes:
- a CDS encoding L-aspartate oxidase — protein MPRPAWTDSADVVVIGTGVGGLAAALAAHRAGRNVVVLSKSEETHGGTATHYAQGGIAVVLPDNDDSVEAHVADTLAAGAGMCDPGAVYSIVADGYRAVSELVSAGARFDESMPGQWALTREGGHSRRRIVHAGGDATGAEVQRALDHAARMLDIRCSHVALRVLHDGTAVTGVAVGNPDGVGIISAPSVILASGGLGHLYSATTNPDGSTGDGIALALWAGVAVSDLEFIQFHPTMLFGGQADGRRPLITEAIRGEGAVLVDRQGNSVTAGVHPMGDLAPRDVVAGAIDARLRATGDECVFLDARGIDGFEARFPNVTAACRAAGVDPVRQPIPVVPGAHYSCGGVVTDVHGQTELPGLFAAGEVARTGMHGANRLASNSLLEGLVVGGRAGKAASIHALSAGRALAIPPDPIAHTASKRRELQSAMTRDASVVRDASGLQRLSETLSRARVRVIEGRRDFEDVALTLTARAVAAAALARSESRGCHHRAEYPESAPQKARSIMVRSADTVYAEELAAVS, from the coding sequence ATGCCCCGCCCCGCCTGGACCGATAGCGCCGACGTCGTCGTCATCGGCACGGGTGTCGGGGGGTTGGCCGCCGCGCTGGCGGCGCACCGTGCCGGCCGCAACGTCGTCGTTCTCAGCAAGTCTGAAGAAACCCACGGGGGCACGGCTACGCACTACGCGCAGGGCGGGATCGCGGTCGTGCTGCCGGACAACGACGACTCCGTCGAGGCCCATGTCGCCGACACCCTGGCCGCGGGTGCCGGAATGTGCGATCCCGGCGCGGTCTACTCGATCGTCGCCGACGGCTACCGCGCGGTCAGCGAATTAGTCTCGGCCGGTGCGCGATTCGACGAGTCAATGCCCGGCCAGTGGGCGCTGACCCGCGAGGGCGGGCATTCGCGACGGCGCATCGTTCATGCCGGCGGCGACGCCACCGGCGCCGAGGTGCAGCGGGCACTCGACCACGCCGCCCGGATGCTGGATATCCGCTGCAGTCACGTGGCGTTGCGGGTGCTGCACGACGGCACGGCGGTGACCGGCGTGGCCGTGGGCAATCCGGACGGCGTCGGGATCATCAGCGCGCCCTCGGTGATCCTGGCCTCCGGCGGCCTCGGGCATCTCTACAGCGCGACCACCAACCCCGACGGATCCACCGGCGACGGAATCGCTTTGGCGTTGTGGGCCGGCGTCGCGGTGAGCGACCTCGAGTTCATCCAGTTCCACCCGACCATGTTATTCGGCGGCCAGGCCGACGGTCGTCGGCCGCTGATCACCGAGGCCATCCGCGGCGAGGGTGCGGTATTGGTTGATCGGCAAGGCAATTCGGTCACCGCCGGAGTGCACCCGATGGGCGACCTGGCGCCGCGCGATGTCGTCGCGGGGGCCATCGACGCGCGGCTGAGGGCCACCGGCGACGAATGCGTCTTCCTCGACGCGCGTGGCATCGACGGCTTCGAGGCCCGTTTCCCCAACGTGACCGCCGCGTGCCGGGCAGCCGGCGTAGACCCTGTCCGCCAACCTATCCCGGTGGTGCCGGGAGCCCACTACAGCTGCGGCGGCGTGGTCACCGATGTGCACGGTCAGACCGAGCTGCCCGGGCTGTTCGCCGCCGGTGAGGTGGCCCGCACCGGCATGCACGGGGCTAATCGCTTGGCGTCCAACAGCTTGCTGGAAGGCCTGGTGGTGGGTGGCCGCGCGGGGAAGGCCGCTTCCATACATGCGCTGTCGGCCGGACGGGCGCTCGCGATCCCGCCCGATCCGATCGCCCACACCGCGTCGAAACGCCGCGAACTGCAATCCGCGATGACGCGCGACGCGTCGGTGGTCCGTGACGCGTCAGGGCTGCAGCGCTTGTCCGAGACGCTGTCTCGGGCGCGGGTGCGCGTGATCGAGGGCCGTCGCGATTTCGAGGACGTCGCGTTGACGCTGACCGCCCGCGCGGTGGCCGCTGCGGCGTTGGCCCGCAGTGAAAGCCGGGGGTGCCACCACCGCGCCGAGTACCCGGAGTCCGCGCCGCAAAAGGCCCGCAGCATCATGGTCCGGTCGGCCGACACGGTGTACGCCGAAGAGCTGGCGGCGGTGTCCTGA
- the nadC gene encoding carboxylating nicotinate-nucleotide diphosphorylase has translation MTLSDAELAVALDTVRRGLDEDLRYGPDITTLATVPAGDATAAMVPREAGVIAGLDVGLLVLDEVLGAGGYQVLDRVDDGARVQPGQPVLTVRAENRGLLTAERTMLNLICHLSGIATATAAWVDAVSGTKAQVRDTRKTLPGLRALQKYAVRVGGGVNHRLGLGDAALIKDNHVAAAGSVVEALRAVREAAPDLPCEVEVDSLEQLDEVLPEKPELILLDNFPVWQTQIAVQRRDSRAPTVLLESSGGLSLQTAADYAGTGVDYLAVGALTHSVRVLDIGLDM, from the coding sequence ATGACACTGTCCGACGCCGAGCTGGCCGTTGCCCTCGACACCGTGCGGCGTGGCCTGGACGAGGATCTGCGCTACGGACCCGACATCACCACCCTCGCGACGGTGCCCGCCGGCGACGCGACGGCGGCCATGGTGCCCCGGGAAGCAGGCGTCATCGCCGGGTTGGATGTCGGCCTGCTGGTGCTCGACGAGGTGCTCGGTGCCGGCGGCTATCAGGTGCTCGATCGCGTCGACGACGGTGCCCGTGTGCAGCCCGGCCAGCCTGTTTTGACCGTGCGGGCCGAGAACCGCGGGCTGTTGACCGCCGAGCGCACGATGCTGAACCTGATCTGCCACCTGTCGGGGATCGCCACCGCGACCGCGGCCTGGGTGGACGCCGTCAGCGGCACCAAGGCGCAGGTCCGCGACACCCGCAAGACGCTGCCCGGCCTGCGTGCCCTGCAGAAGTACGCGGTCCGGGTCGGCGGCGGGGTCAACCACCGCCTCGGGCTGGGCGACGCCGCACTGATCAAGGACAACCACGTCGCGGCGGCCGGATCCGTCGTCGAGGCGCTGCGCGCGGTGCGCGAGGCCGCACCCGATCTGCCGTGCGAGGTCGAAGTCGACTCGCTCGAGCAGCTCGACGAGGTACTGCCCGAAAAGCCGGAGCTGATCCTGTTGGACAATTTCCCGGTGTGGCAGACCCAGATCGCCGTGCAGCGTCGTGACTCCCGCGCGCCCACGGTGCTGCTCGAGTCGTCGGGCGGGCTGAGCCTGCAGACCGCCGCGGATTACGCCGGCACCGGAGTGGACTACCTGGCCGTCGGCGCGCTGACGCACTCGGTACGCGTGCTCGATATCGGGCTGGACATGTAG
- a CDS encoding alcohol dehydrogenase catalytic domain-containing protein, with protein sequence MRQLTFEDAGRYIWRDVPEPEITAPDQAVVRPLVVACCDLDIAVANGQAPLPPGYAVGHEGLAEVVAVGDAVGTVRPGDWVVVPFQISCGSCSACRRGVTGSCGSVPLMAMYGLGPLAGLNGGGFMSDEVLVPYADAMLLPVPDGVQPNAIASLSDNIPDGWRAVGPYAAELAALDPADRRVLVVGKLSIGLYAAAFAAALGARVDYVDHDVRRLAAAEKLGAVVHDRVKPDKTWEPYPVTVHTSADPSLLAATLRATWPDGVCTDTGIYYQPIVEMPLLPMYTRGVRFVTGRVNARSAIPRVLELLAGGCDLSPALDRVVPWAEAPSVWPTMTGKTVFTRA encoded by the coding sequence ATGCGGCAGCTGACCTTCGAAGACGCCGGGCGGTATATCTGGCGCGACGTGCCGGAGCCGGAAATCACCGCGCCGGACCAAGCCGTGGTCAGGCCGCTGGTGGTGGCCTGCTGCGACCTCGACATCGCGGTTGCCAACGGCCAGGCGCCGCTGCCGCCCGGCTACGCCGTCGGGCACGAGGGGCTGGCCGAGGTGGTGGCCGTCGGCGATGCCGTCGGCACCGTCCGGCCGGGCGACTGGGTCGTGGTGCCGTTCCAGATCAGCTGCGGCAGCTGCTCGGCTTGCCGCCGCGGCGTGACCGGCTCGTGTGGCTCGGTGCCGCTGATGGCGATGTACGGTCTCGGCCCGCTCGCCGGTCTCAACGGCGGCGGATTCATGTCGGACGAGGTGCTGGTGCCCTACGCCGACGCGATGCTGCTCCCCGTCCCGGACGGCGTGCAGCCCAACGCGATCGCCTCGCTGTCGGACAACATCCCCGACGGCTGGCGGGCGGTGGGGCCGTATGCGGCCGAGTTGGCCGCGCTCGATCCGGCCGACCGCCGCGTGCTGGTGGTGGGCAAGCTCTCGATCGGGCTGTACGCCGCCGCGTTCGCGGCCGCGCTGGGAGCGCGCGTCGACTACGTCGACCACGATGTGCGCCGGCTGGCGGCCGCCGAGAAGCTCGGCGCGGTGGTCCACGATCGGGTGAAGCCCGACAAGACCTGGGAGCCTTACCCGGTGACGGTGCACACCTCCGCCGATCCGTCGCTGCTGGCCGCCACGCTGCGGGCGACCTGGCCGGACGGCGTGTGCACCGATACCGGGATCTACTACCAGCCGATCGTCGAGATGCCGCTGCTGCCGATGTACACCCGCGGGGTGAGGTTCGTCACCGGGCGGGTCAACGCGCGGTCGGCCATTCCGCGGGTGCTGGAGCTGCTGGCCGGCGGATGCGACCTGTCACCGGCCCTCGACCGGGTGGTGCCCTGGGCCGAAGCGCCCTCGGTGTGGCCGACGATGACCGGCAAGACCGTCTTCACCCGGGCGTAG